aaatagaaaaatgtggTCGAATATATGGTGCTTGTGTGAAAATGAAAGGGTTCTCATACGCACCAAAATAGGACGACACATACTGACTAAGGGGTGTGGGGAATGGTGTCAGTGTTGACTCTTGCATAGGTGTAGACGACAAACCCGCCTTGCCAGACCTTAGATATTCCAGCGGTCGTCGTGGTCTCTTTGTATGCGATTGCCCACTCCTATCTTCTTCACTTAGCAAGTATGGCTTGCCAAAAAGCCTAAACCAAGGCCTGTACTCTAGATCACAAGCTAACTCCGGAGCGACAATGGCCTTACGATGAGGTAAAAACTCCTACCAATTGTTCCACATGTTGATATATTCGACATGGAATCTAATCCAATTCTCATCTGGCCTCCCCTGTAAGTCGATAGGATACAGATCATTGAGGTCCTAAGGTACCACTAGAATCGATTGCCTGAACTCGAATTGCCGCAAGACCCTATTTGACTCATGAATCTCTATAGTAGCGTACACTACCAATGGCACATTCACGTACCAAATGTTGGGATTCACCAGGAATTCAGACGGGATGCATTCCCAAATTGTCAGATCCTTGTATGGTGTCcattaaaactatattaaaataaaaaaaaattagttatatatactattaagtCTCAAATCAAATacgttaatattatataattcaaattaaaaaaaacgtACCTTTGCTTCAGATCGATGGTTTAACAGAAATTGTATATCTCGCAGCTCTTTCATTAGTCTCGCGTAACTAGACCCATAATTCCAcctattgaaataatttgttaacaaaaaaaattaaactttaaattattttattatggtaaaTACATTATCTAATGAATTTTAACTTGTTACGGGTGGGAACATGTAAGGGTAGTTTGCTTCAGGATGTAAAAATGGCAGCTGGTATCGCGCCCATGATTGCAATAGTAGTATGCAAccactaattttaatttttcgtggTTGTGTCACTCGACACATCTTTTGATACAAGGTCGCCAACACGACGGATCCCAATTGAGTTCGCCCGCTTTTCTAAAGTtgacgagtttcagcagccacctTAAATGGACGAGATTTCATGACTTATTCGGCAGTAGGATACCCCCGATTATCATAAGGATGTAGGACCGAGTGTGTTGCTCTCTTTTGACTTCAGTTAAATCTTGATCGAGCACATcgaaatttcttcttaacaaatccATTTCTATCTGGCCTCCAAAAATTGTCTCCGGAACTAGCCCCAAAAGTTTGTCGCATACCGCTTTCCAATCGACTGCGTGAACAGTCTTAGTCATTATGAATCGATCCATTGGTAACCTGAGTTGTGACTGAACGTCCTCTAGAGTGATAGTACACTTGCCACATGAAAGATGGAAATTGCGCGTCTCAGGTCTCCACCTTTCCACCAACGCACTTACGAGTGTCGGGTCAAACTTACACCCGCTACCTACAAGGGCCAGGTGCGAAAAACTGACTTCTCTCAAGTAGGGTTCGATCAAAGGTGATGGAGGAGCGAGTAGATTACGAATGTTGTTTTGCAAAATTTGATCTTCCACCTATTCAAGgaaaaaacatacaaaatattaaattcaaatataacaaaaatataaaaattagactacattaaaatataataataaatattcttacCTTTTGCAATTGATCGATAGAAATGTGGTTCTTATCATGACAGATTAGAGAATTTGTCATTGATAATTTCGAAAAAACTGAATAATTTGTATTAGAAAAAGTAATTCAAGAAAATGttaagataatttaaataaaataaaataaaattgagagaaaaaaatttgagtgaatTTAAGTGGGTATTGAGAGTAATTTGAGAGAGGGTTGAgattgaaatggaaaaaaaaatgaaatgaggaGGGGTGGTTTATAGGAAAGTAAATTTGACCGTTTGGGAGTGTCTAACGGCTAATTAAATAGTCGTTGGAAAAGTAGCGATTATTTTAACTGTTGGAAGAAAAAGTGTTCCCagttaaaagtgtttttgaaaaaaatggtcTATTCTCATAATTTTTCCTAAATGTACCTATTCacgtaatttttttctaacatttatttgtaaattattccAGATTTgtatcaaacataaaataaggaataaaatgaaacaaaattccCATCAAGTTAAATTGGATTTTTGGACCCTGGGTACTTGCAAAATCATTGCTATTGtggttatttttattcttttgctgTTCAATACAGACATTGTTAATAAAGTTTGGGCCAAAATACTAGAAAACGCCCTTagacttttcaaaatttcataaatctATGCCTTCAGCAGCACCACTGCTGCACCGTCGTTGCCACCGCTGAAATACTGCTTGACAGCCAATCTCATATCTTCAAACGGTTCACACCACTCAAAGAATTGCACCAACTTCTCCAGCTCCCTATCCTCACCGTCCTCCACAAACGGTGGTATGGGGATAGCATTCTCCGGCTGCAAAGTGTAAGCATTTGGGttatcatcaactatcacaactTTGCCCAAATCCCTCCCCATTTCGGACAAGTCTTTAACCATCTTCTCTTCCATTTCTTTGCAGGAATCCCGATAAAGCCGGTACGATATTAGCCCCTTAGGGTCAAGCTTATCCAAAACCTGCGAAGCATATTGCTCAAGTCCGGCCGTGAACACCACCACCTCGTGTTTCTTGCTGATTTCTTCCAAGAAAGAATCGACACCAGGACGTTTCAACACGTAAAATTTCATGATTTGACCATCGATGCTCGGCCTTACTACGAAATCATACATTTTGGGAGGTGGATCGGGGCTTGAATGCACCAGGGTCTCGTCTAGATCAAGGACGATGGTTTTTTTGGTCTCCGAAATCGGCGGCGGAAGCAAGCAACGGTCGAACACTAGAGTTCGAGGAACAATGGAATTGCTTTCGAGTTGATCTTGTTTGAGGATTTTGAACCCCTTGTAGCGGCGTTTGGTGGTAGAAGGAGTTGCTATGCGGGCTAACTTGGAGAAAAGCCTGACAAGGCGGCGATGGCATAACTTAATGGACTTGTTGAGGGAGGCAATGACGGTGACAGAAGCATTCTTCTTCGTCGGAGAAGTCTTTCTCCTGTGGCGCTTGATGGATCGTGGCGGAGTTCTCTTGACAATCTTGGAAACCATTTTTTCAGTGTTCTGTATTATTGTTATCAGCCagacaacaaaaaagaaagaaaaaattatataaaggaAAATGTTGGTAGATTTTGGAAACACAAACCGAAGGTTTCCTTTAACGGGGATTTTGGCGAAAGGCGAGGCTCGGTCTGTAGTCcgttttgttttcaattttggcTCGGAGTAACGGTCATGAAGTTAGGTTCGGAGTAGAGCGGTTGTAAATTACTATTGAGCCGCAGactaaattcattttttcttaCGTCGATTATTACTTACTTTTCTGAGATAAAAAGTTCAAATATTCAAAAGTCGGACTATATTAGATATTGGATTTTTGATAGAAATATGAGTAATTAAGCTGCAATAAATGTCAACAATTATGATTGTTTTCCgtagaaattatgaaatgattattcaattatttatttttaatcattcaactataaaatttataaaataatcactcaattattaaatttgtctttTTTAATTACTAGTGAACTAATGTATgaataaaaacactaaaaatctaaaatagttggatgaaaaaataaaattaaataattgattgaccattttgtaacattttataatgtaaccaaaaaaattaggtgacattttcataacttttcataattgagcGATTAGAAAAAAAACTATAGTTTAATGACTGCTAATGTAATTTATCCAAAATGATAgacctaaaaatttaatttaaacaaacaaaattaaaggtaaaGCCCTCAAACTACAGCATGTTTAAATAAGCCGTCATATAGTTAAATAATCTCTAATCTATGATTTAAATCCATTAAAACCCTTAATTTGAAATGaagtaaatttttaagttttaatattctATGCTTATATAGAGGATGATATGAGcatatattattttggaaaattattcaATACACTGCTGTTGGAGTGTTCAAACAAattaagaatttgaaaatatattataaaatgtaataaaaataaattatataaataaatataaatttttcaaatatttaccttttatttttctcttactTTCATACATGTCATATTGGTCATagatatttaatctaaatattttaaactcttAAATGCACGACTTTTCAGTCatgagaaattaattaaatacaataatttaaacAGAGAACAATATCACTGATCTTAGTCTTAATCTAGGAGATTAAAAGGTATATTCAAATTCTGTTGCTTCTCCTGTCTCTTATCTTCAAAAACTTGCATatcaataaatcaattaatctaaatatttcATCTTTAAAAATAATCCTACTCTATAAAGTCTTactcaataaataatttattcaacaGATGATTCAATACTCTATTAGCTAAAGTTTGATTTACccttacaaaaataatttcagcCCTAATAAATAACCTTAACTTGTTACAACCATTCACTCAAAATACACTTACAATGATGTTTAAACTctcaaataaaatacaagtgaaaaTTAACAACAAAGATACAAACAAACTCAGCACAAGCACTCTC
This genomic stretch from Gossypium raimondii isolate GPD5lz chromosome 6, ASM2569854v1, whole genome shotgun sequence harbors:
- the LOC105774729 gene encoding uncharacterized protein LOC105774729 — its product is MVSKIVKRTPPRSIKRHRRKTSPTKKNASVTVIASLNKSIKLCHRRLVRLFSKLARIATPSTTKRRYKGFKILKQDQLESNSIVPRTLVFDRCLLPPPISETKKTIVLDLDETLVHSSPDPPPKMYDFVVRPSIDGQIMKFYVLKRPGVDSFLEEISKKHEVVVFTAGLEQYASQVLDKLDPKGLISYRLYRDSCKEMEEKMVKDLSEMGRDLGKVVIVDDNPNAYTLQPENAIPIPPFVEDGEDRELEKLVQFFEWCEPFEDMRLAVKQYFSGGNDGAAVVLLKA